One genomic region from Gossypium hirsutum isolate 1008001.06 chromosome D13, Gossypium_hirsutum_v2.1, whole genome shotgun sequence encodes:
- the LOC107920568 gene encoding carboxymethylenebutenolidase homolog isoform X1 produces MGLASATTISSSSSSSSSLLSASLCPARRGFLPPCHHHFFFLSTFSKCNLNWKRSSGKKGGERVRCSAVGVGVGVEDEACELVNGVELSIGEGDDNIQAYLFKAVKNNNGAGVLLLSDIFGFQDSATRDFAYQVACHGYNVLVPDLFRGDPWEKGRPKPMFEQWLASQDPQRVANDIATSTKWMVDEFRAAGISKKLGIIGFCFGGGRVIDVLAADQGACFSTAVSFYGTRMDLAAASKIKVPVLFISGDDDLLCPIGVLSKFEKIIGNGSRVVIFKGRGHAFAHRPGSTEEDADAEQAFTLMRNWLHDGLLVNS; encoded by the exons ATGGGGTTGGCTTCAGCCACCACcatctcctcctcctcctcctcctcctcctccttgcTCTCCGCCTCCCTATGCCCTGCCAGAAGAGGCTTTCTTCCGCCCTGCCATCATCACTTCTTCTTCCTCTCAACTTTT AGTAAATGCAATTTGAATTGGAAAAGATCATCAGGAAAGAAGGGAGGTGAAAGAGTAAGGTGTAGTGCAGTGGGAGTGGGAGTGGGAGTGGAAGATGAAGCATGTGAATTAGTGAATGGAGTTGAGCTTTCAATTGGGGAAGGAGATGATAACATCCAAGCTTATCTCTTTAAGGCAGTGAAGAACAATAATGGAGCAGGTGTTTTGCTTTTATCTGATATCTTTGGGTTTCAAGATTCAGCCACAAGAGATTTTGCATACCAAGTTGCCTGCCATGGTTACAA TGTCCTTGTTCCAGACCTATTTCGTGGTGACCCCTGGGAAAAGGGCCGACCAAAACCAATGTTTGAACAATGGCTGGCTAGCCAAGACCCTCAGAGGGTTGCAAATGACATAGCAACCTCAACAAAATGGATGGTTGATGAATTTAGAGCTGCAGGAATTTCAAAGAAACTTGGTATCATTGGATTTTGCTTTGGAGGTGGCCGTGTGATCGACGTTTTAGCCGCTGACCAGGGTGCTTGTTTTAGCACTGCTGTCTCATTCTATGGGACCAGGATGGATCTGGCAGCGGCATCTAAAATAAAGGTGCCTGTGTTGTTCATTTCAGGGGATGATGACCTGCTCTGTCCGATTGGTGTTTTGAGCAAGTTTGAGAAGATCATTGGCAACGGCTCTAGGGTTGTAATCTTCAAAGGAAGAGGTCATGCCTTTGCCCATCGACCAGGATCTACAGAAGAGGATGCAGATGCTGAGCAGGCATTTACCTTGATGAGGAATTGGCTTCATGATGGCCTACTCGTAAACAGTTGA
- the LOC107920568 gene encoding carboxymethylenebutenolidase homolog isoform X2 gives MPCQKRLSSALPSSLLLPLNFFYVQSKCNLNWKRSSGKKGGERVRCSAVGVGVGVEDEACELVNGVELSIGEGDDNIQAYLFKAVKNNNGAGVLLLSDIFGFQDSATRDFAYQVACHGYNVLVPDLFRGDPWEKGRPKPMFEQWLASQDPQRVANDIATSTKWMVDEFRAAGISKKLGIIGFCFGGGRVIDVLAADQGACFSTAVSFYGTRMDLAAASKIKVPVLFISGDDDLLCPIGVLSKFEKIIGNGSRVVIFKGRGHAFAHRPGSTEEDADAEQAFTLMRNWLHDGLLVNS, from the exons ATGCCCTGCCAGAAGAGGCTTTCTTCCGCCCTGCCATCATCACTTCTTCTTCCTCTCAACTTTT TTTATGTTCAGAGTAAATGCAATTTGAATTGGAAAAGATCATCAGGAAAGAAGGGAGGTGAAAGAGTAAGGTGTAGTGCAGTGGGAGTGGGAGTGGGAGTGGAAGATGAAGCATGTGAATTAGTGAATGGAGTTGAGCTTTCAATTGGGGAAGGAGATGATAACATCCAAGCTTATCTCTTTAAGGCAGTGAAGAACAATAATGGAGCAGGTGTTTTGCTTTTATCTGATATCTTTGGGTTTCAAGATTCAGCCACAAGAGATTTTGCATACCAAGTTGCCTGCCATGGTTACAA TGTCCTTGTTCCAGACCTATTTCGTGGTGACCCCTGGGAAAAGGGCCGACCAAAACCAATGTTTGAACAATGGCTGGCTAGCCAAGACCCTCAGAGGGTTGCAAATGACATAGCAACCTCAACAAAATGGATGGTTGATGAATTTAGAGCTGCAGGAATTTCAAAGAAACTTGGTATCATTGGATTTTGCTTTGGAGGTGGCCGTGTGATCGACGTTTTAGCCGCTGACCAGGGTGCTTGTTTTAGCACTGCTGTCTCATTCTATGGGACCAGGATGGATCTGGCAGCGGCATCTAAAATAAAGGTGCCTGTGTTGTTCATTTCAGGGGATGATGACCTGCTCTGTCCGATTGGTGTTTTGAGCAAGTTTGAGAAGATCATTGGCAACGGCTCTAGGGTTGTAATCTTCAAAGGAAGAGGTCATGCCTTTGCCCATCGACCAGGATCTACAGAAGAGGATGCAGATGCTGAGCAGGCATTTACCTTGATGAGGAATTGGCTTCATGATGGCCTACTCGTAAACAGTTGA